A single Xenopus laevis strain J_2021 chromosome 3S, Xenopus_laevis_v10.1, whole genome shotgun sequence DNA region contains:
- the LOC108703562 gene encoding olfactory receptor 11L1, whose protein sequence is MQNENQTLVTEIFLLGFQNLHNLKIPLFSLLLLIYIMTVWENVLIIVLVSSSRNLQSPMYFFLQQLALTDLLESSTVAPTLLNTVIHDGATMSLAGCVSQLYFFAVSERFECFLLAVMSYDRYVAICNPLCYCSIMSHRVCVKLILITWAVNLFPIINSMNLITALRFCDQNVINHFFCDFYPLLELSCSNVLFVKIDLVIQTVPVVFCPFILITVSYMCIAHEILKIVSNTGRQKAFSTCSSHLAVVSIFYGTFIAIYVVPPRKDSQTISKVLSLLYTVVTPLINPIIYSWRSQDIKEALKSKLLIEHP, encoded by the coding sequence ATGCAAAATGAGAACCAGACGTTGGTCACTGAGATCTTTCTCTTGGGATTTCAGAATCTCCACAACTTGaagattcccctgttctctctgttACTTCTGATTTACATTATGACAGTTTGGGAGAATGTTCTCATCATAGTGTTGGTGTCCTCCAGTAGAAACCTCcagtcccccatgtacttctttctccaGCAGTTGGCTCTGACTGACCTACTGGAATCCTCAACTGTTGCACCAACTCTCCTCAATACTGTGATACATGATGGAGCCACAATGTCCCTTGCTGGTTGTGTTAGTCAACTCTATTTTTTTGCTGTCTCAGAACGTTTTGAGTGTTTCCTTCTAGCagtaatgtcctatgacagatatgtggCCATTTGTAACCCACTGTGTTACTGTTCTATAATGTCCCACAGGGTTTGTGTCAAATTAATTCTGATAACATGGGCAGTTAACCTCTTTCCTATAATAAATAGCATGAATTTGATAACTGCACTGCGGTTTTGTGATCAAAATGtcattaaccatttcttctgtgatttttATCCTCTTCTAGAACTTTCCTgctcaaatgttttatttgtgaaaaTAGATCTAGTTATACAGACTGTCCCTGTGGTTTTTTGCCCTTTTATACTGATCACTGTATCCTATATGTGTATTGCCCATGAAATCCTAAAGATAGTGTCCAATaccgggagacaaaaagccttctccacctgcagctcccacttggctgtggtctccatattttatgggactTTCATTGCTATTTATGTGGTTCCCCCCAGGAAAGACTCACAGACCATTAGCAAAGTTCTCTCTCTATTATACACTGTAGTGACCCCATTGATTAACCCCATTATTTACAGCTGGAGGAGTCAGGATATAAAGGAAGCCCTTAAAAGTAAATTGTTGATTGAACATCCATAG